A single genomic interval of Streptomyces sp. BA2 harbors:
- a CDS encoding TRIC cation channel family protein: MIQDLFSPSVQHALDIVGIFVFAISGALLAVRKNFDVFGIVVLAEVTALGGGIFRDVVIGAVPPAAFVDLGYFITPLFAAALVFFLHPEVERTQLAVNVFDAAGLGLFCVTGTTKAYDYGLGLTASAALGLATAVGGGVLRDIIANEVPSLVRWDRDLYAVPAIVGSAMVALCINYDMVNAFTSTLAVITTFVLRLLALRYHWRAPRAWHRRSTAVEVEDVA, encoded by the coding sequence GTGATCCAGGATCTGTTCAGTCCCTCCGTCCAGCACGCGCTCGACATCGTCGGGATCTTCGTCTTCGCGATCTCCGGCGCCCTGCTCGCCGTACGCAAGAACTTCGACGTCTTCGGGATCGTCGTGCTCGCCGAGGTCACCGCGCTGGGCGGGGGGATCTTCCGTGACGTGGTCATCGGGGCGGTGCCGCCCGCCGCCTTCGTCGACCTCGGCTACTTCATCACGCCGCTGTTCGCCGCCGCCCTGGTGTTCTTCCTGCACCCGGAGGTGGAGCGCACGCAGCTCGCGGTGAACGTCTTCGACGCCGCGGGCCTCGGACTCTTCTGCGTCACCGGCACGACCAAGGCGTACGACTACGGCCTCGGCCTCACCGCGTCGGCGGCCCTGGGGCTCGCGACCGCGGTGGGCGGCGGCGTGCTGCGCGACATCATCGCCAACGAAGTGCCCTCGCTGGTGCGCTGGGACCGCGACCTGTACGCCGTGCCCGCGATCGTCGGCTCCGCGATGGTCGCGCTCTGCATCAACTACGACATGGTGAACGCCTTCACCAGCACCCTCGCCGTGATCACGACCTTCGTCCTGCGGCTGCTCGCGCTGCGCTACCACTGGCGCGCGCCGCGGGCCTGGCACCGGCGGTCGACGGCGGTGGAGGTGGAGGACGTCGCGTAG
- a CDS encoding YeiH family protein, which translates to MALLGQRQHISPVSPPGPRPLPGLALAALGVAVAWATHALIPAVPMLTAAVVLGLAAAHVPGIRAVVRGRGKAGLSLAGKRLMRLGIVLLGLKLSLDDVLGLGWATVVMVLGVVAATFFGTWWLGRRMGLPGDQPLLIATGYSICGASAIGAVSEVTESEERDAAVSVALVTLCGTLAIAVLPLLQGPLGLSDAEFGRWAGASVHDVGQVVATAQTAGAGALGDAVLVKLMRVAVLAPLVAAVGLSLRARVTAARGAGRRRPPLLPLFVAGFIGMVAVRSTGWVPGAALDVAGHAQELLLAAALFGLGSAVDLPSLARTGGRVAALGFCAWVVVAGVSYGGVLLVG; encoded by the coding sequence ATGGCGCTTCTGGGGCAGCGTCAGCACATCTCTCCGGTGTCGCCTCCCGGCCCCCGCCCGCTGCCGGGGCTCGCTCTCGCGGCCCTCGGTGTCGCGGTGGCCTGGGCGACACACGCCCTGATCCCGGCGGTGCCGATGCTGACGGCGGCCGTGGTGCTCGGGCTCGCGGCGGCGCATGTGCCGGGGATACGCGCTGTCGTACGCGGCCGGGGCAAGGCAGGGCTCTCCCTCGCCGGGAAGCGGCTGATGCGGCTCGGCATCGTCCTGCTCGGCCTGAAGCTGAGCCTGGACGACGTCCTCGGCCTCGGCTGGGCGACGGTGGTGATGGTGCTCGGGGTGGTGGCGGCGACGTTCTTCGGGACGTGGTGGCTCGGCCGCCGGATGGGACTGCCCGGCGACCAGCCGCTCCTGATCGCGACCGGCTACTCGATCTGCGGCGCGTCCGCGATCGGCGCGGTCAGTGAGGTGACCGAGAGCGAGGAGCGTGACGCGGCGGTATCGGTGGCGCTCGTGACGCTGTGCGGGACGCTCGCCATCGCCGTACTGCCGTTGCTGCAGGGGCCGTTGGGGCTGAGCGACGCGGAGTTCGGGCGGTGGGCCGGGGCCAGTGTCCACGACGTGGGGCAGGTGGTGGCCACCGCGCAGACCGCGGGGGCGGGGGCGCTGGGGGATGCGGTTCTGGTGAAGCTGATGCGGGTGGCGGTGCTTGCGCCGCTGGTGGCGGCGGTGGGGCTTTCGCTGCGGGCCCGCGTGACCGCTGCGCGCGGGGCGGGGAGGCGGAGGCCGCCGTTGCTGCCGCTGTTCGTGGCGGGGTTCATCGGGATGGTGGCGGTACGGAGTACCGGGTGGGTGCCTGGGGCTGCGCTTGACGTGGCGGGGCACGCGCAGGAACTACTGCTGGCTGCGGCGTTGTTCGGCCTGGGCTCGGCGGTGGACTTGCCCTCCCTCGCCCGAACGGGTGGGCGGGTGGCGGCACTTGGATTTTGTGCGTGGGTGGTGGTGGCGGGGGTTTCTTATGGGGGCGTGCTGCTTGTGGGGTAG
- a CDS encoding thioesterase family protein, which produces MAEAASIPAAVPASIGDSEFDRDTAVTRREPGVYDIDLSAGWTIINAVNGGYLLAVLGRALADALPHADPFTVSAHYLTASHPGPAVIRTDTARAGRTLSTGQASLFQYDEEGREVERIRVLASYGDLAGLPDDVRTTAKAPALPPIEQCFGPQDAPDHRPVPGSSAISDRLFLKLDPATLGWALGEPSGKGEMRAWFGLADGRDADPLSLLLAVDALPPTAFELGLSGWVPTVELTVHVRARPAPGPLRVSITTRNLAGGFLEEDAEVWDSADRLVAQSRQLARVRLA; this is translated from the coding sequence ATGGCAGAGGCAGCATCCATACCGGCAGCGGTGCCCGCGAGCATCGGCGACAGCGAGTTCGACCGCGACACCGCGGTCACCCGGCGGGAGCCCGGCGTCTATGACATCGACCTCTCCGCGGGGTGGACGATCATCAACGCCGTCAACGGCGGCTATCTCCTCGCGGTCCTCGGCCGCGCGCTGGCCGACGCCCTGCCGCACGCGGACCCCTTCACCGTCTCCGCGCACTACCTGACGGCGTCCCACCCCGGGCCCGCCGTGATCCGCACGGACACGGCGCGCGCCGGGCGGACCCTGTCGACCGGGCAGGCCTCGCTCTTCCAGTACGACGAGGAGGGGCGCGAGGTCGAGCGGATCCGCGTGCTCGCCTCGTACGGGGATCTGGCGGGGCTTCCCGACGACGTCCGTACGACGGCCAAGGCGCCCGCGCTGCCGCCGATCGAGCAGTGCTTCGGGCCGCAGGACGCCCCGGACCACCGTCCTGTGCCCGGCAGCTCGGCGATCAGTGACCGGCTCTTCCTGAAGCTGGACCCGGCCACCCTGGGGTGGGCCCTCGGCGAGCCCTCCGGCAAGGGGGAGATGCGGGCCTGGTTCGGCCTGGCGGACGGGCGTGACGCGGATCCGCTGTCGCTGCTGCTGGCGGTGGACGCGCTGCCGCCGACGGCGTTCGAGCTGGGCCTCTCCGGCTGGGTGCCGACGGTGGAGCTGACGGTCCACGTCCGGGCCCGCCCCGCCCCCGGCCCTCTCCGCGTCTCGATCACCACGCGGAACCTGGCGGGGGGCTTCTTGGAGGAGGACGCGGAGGTCTGGGACAGCGCGGACCGCCTGGTCGCCCAGTCGCGTCAGCTGGCGCGGGTCCGGCTGGCCTGA